From a single Lewinella sp. LCG006 genomic region:
- a CDS encoding response regulator, whose protein sequence is MDAIKILWADDEIDLLKPQLLFLEKKGYDVTTVTNGHDALEEIGESNDFDVVFLDESMPGITGLETLAKIKEIKPNIPVVMITKNEAETVMEEAIGSQISDYLIKPVNPHQILLTLKKLMDSQSLFREKTSSDYQQEFRQILMEINSGLNYKEWVDIYKRIVSWELKIDESNSTAMGDILSMQKNEANNAFSKFIVKNYLDWLKNGDGPIMSDRLLREKVLPQMDEGTPTVMLLLDNLRYDQWKVLEPIFLEEFRVVEEDFFCSILPTTTQYSRNAIFAGMLPAEIERHYKQWWKNDVDEGGKNNHEEDLLQAQIKRLVRRDVKVAYTKITNVSKAKQLEDSILDYMHNDLTVIVYNFIDMLSHARTEMEVLKELASDEKAYRSLTVSWFKNSPLWSALRRIVEKGDVKLIVTTDHGTIRVNTPSKVVGDRDTTTNLRYKVGKNLNYEKKDVLEIRDPLEAGLPRPNVSSTFIFAKEDKYFLYPNNYNYYNNYYRDTFQHGGISLEEMICPIVLLRKR, encoded by the coding sequence AAAAGGCTACGACGTCACCACCGTCACCAATGGCCACGATGCCCTGGAAGAAATAGGAGAAAGTAACGATTTTGATGTCGTTTTTCTCGATGAAAGTATGCCTGGTATTACCGGGCTGGAGACGCTGGCAAAAATCAAGGAAATCAAGCCCAATATACCCGTGGTGATGATTACCAAAAACGAGGCGGAAACCGTCATGGAAGAAGCCATCGGTAGCCAAATCAGCGATTACCTCATCAAACCCGTCAATCCACACCAGATTTTGCTGACCTTGAAAAAACTGATGGACAGCCAGAGTCTTTTTCGGGAAAAAACCAGTTCCGACTATCAGCAGGAGTTTCGCCAGATTTTGATGGAAATCAACAGCGGCCTCAATTACAAAGAGTGGGTGGATATCTATAAGCGGATTGTAAGCTGGGAGCTAAAAATTGACGAGAGCAACTCCACTGCTATGGGAGATATTCTGTCCATGCAAAAAAACGAGGCCAACAACGCTTTCTCTAAATTTATCGTCAAAAATTATCTGGACTGGCTCAAAAACGGGGATGGCCCCATCATGAGTGATCGTCTCCTCCGCGAGAAAGTCCTTCCTCAAATGGACGAAGGTACCCCCACGGTGATGCTCCTGCTCGATAATTTGCGCTACGATCAGTGGAAAGTACTGGAGCCTATCTTTCTCGAAGAATTTCGGGTAGTGGAAGAAGATTTTTTCTGTAGCATTCTTCCTACGACCACCCAGTATAGTCGCAATGCTATCTTCGCCGGGATGCTGCCCGCAGAGATTGAGCGCCACTACAAGCAGTGGTGGAAAAATGATGTGGACGAAGGCGGAAAAAACAACCACGAAGAAGACCTCCTCCAAGCTCAAATCAAGCGTTTGGTGCGGCGTGATGTAAAGGTGGCTTATACCAAAATCACCAACGTCAGCAAGGCCAAGCAGTTGGAAGACAGTATCCTGGATTATATGCACAATGATCTTACGGTCATCGTCTATAACTTCATCGATATGCTTTCTCACGCCCGTACGGAGATGGAAGTCCTCAAGGAATTAGCCAGTGATGAAAAGGCTTATCGTTCCCTAACCGTCTCCTGGTTTAAAAACTCTCCCTTGTGGTCTGCGTTGCGGAGAATTGTTGAAAAAGGTGATGTGAAACTCATCGTGACCACCGACCACGGTACGATCCGCGTGAATACGCCTTCCAAAGTAGTAGGTGATCGTGATACGACCACCAACCTACGTTATAAAGTAGGGAAAAACCTCAATTACGAAAAGAAGGATGTGCTCGAAATTCGCGACCCCTTGGAGGCTGGCTTGCCGCGCCCCAACGTCAGTTCTACCTTCATTTTTGCAAAAGAAGACAAGTACTTCCTCTATCCCAATAATTACAATTACTACAACAATTACTACCGCGATACTTTCCAACACGGAGGCATCAGCCTGGAGGAAATGATCTGCCCCATCGTACTGTTGAGGAAACGGTAA